The sequence below is a genomic window from Falco rusticolus isolate bFalRus1 chromosome 8, bFalRus1.pri, whole genome shotgun sequence.
CTCATGGCAAAATCCCTGGCGCTGGGCAGAAAACCAGAGCCTGTAGGAACAGGGCACTTCTgacccagctcccacagcaagGTGTCTGATGCTTTTGCCATGGAATCATAAAATCCTTTATGTTGAGagagacctttaagatcattgagtccagctgttaacccagcactgccaagcccaccactaaaccaggtccctaagtgccacatctacgcATCCTTTAAATACCTCTGCTCCATCTGCTGCCGCCCTCCATCAACATGGGGAGCAGATTAACTGGGCACCAGTGCTTCTTGGTTGTTGTGGTTTAGCTTAGCAAACACCCAGCATGGGTGGTTTTGTGGAAGAGGGGATGTGGCTCAGCCCAGGATGGAGAGCTGCACCCCCCCCAAAGCGGGAGGCTTTGGCTAGCTGCCTGCGCTCTGGGCAGGGGATCACGTCTGGCTGGTGGGATGCAAGTGGGGGATCCACTCCTGGTGTCATTGTGTTTCTGCACTGTTTGCAGGGGGAAGGTTGTCCTGGGGTACACGGAAACGGAGCTGTGCAGGAGGGGGTCCGGGTACCAGTTTGTGCACGTGGCTGACATGATGCACTGTGCGGAGAACCACGTGAGAAGTGAGTGCTGGGGGGAGCAGCGGCGCTGTCTGGAGGGGCCGTCGGGGTGGGTGCGTTTGTGGGAGCCCTTGCGGCTCCCTGGTACCAGTGCAGTTCTGGCTGTGCCAGTACCATTGCTCCTCAGCGGGTGGGCTGTCCCCGGTCTGAGGCGGCTGTGATAAAGGCTCTCCCCTCCTGGGTGTCATACCTGctcagggagctggcagagggacAGCACAGCACGTGGCATCATGTGCTGGCTGCGTCCTGCATCTTCCTCCCCCGTCGCACGGGTGCAAGGTGATGCTCAACCTTGTGGCCTCTTGCACGTGCCATTTGTCTGCGCCCGCGGAGTAACCGTGTCTGTGCCacctctcttctctccctgccccagtgaTGAAGACAGGGGAGAGCGGGCTGACGGTTTTCCGGCTGCTGACCAAGAAAGGTGGCTGGGTGTGGGTGCAGGCCAATGCCCGGCTGGTGTACAAAGCAGGCAAACCCGACTGCATCATTGCCCGGCAGCGAGCCCTGTCGTGAGTATCACCAGATCCCCAGCTGCCTTCGCCTGCTCTTGGCGTGGGTGGCCGTGGTGCTGCCCGAGGCACGTGGAAGCAGTGAGGGTGGAGGAAAGGGCGGCTGGGTTGCATGGTTGGCACTTTGCAGCACGTGCCCTCCTGTAGCAGGTGGGCATGAGTGAAACAGCTCTGACAAGGGGGTTGCAGACACACTCACCCTGCCTGGGGTGAGCCCCGGACACACAGCCCTTCCCTCAGCCACGCACACCTCCCCGTGGGCTCCCCAGAGCCCTGGTCCTCCACCAGCATCATCATagccagctcagcccagcacccttttctttagaaaagccAGGGCAGGCTGTGAGCTCCTGTCTCACGGTTGGCAGGGTGATTTTTGCCTGGCTCAGAGGAGGTGCTCATGctgtttccatctttttttcccctctgccctgaAGGAATGAAGAAGGGGAGGAACATCTGCGGAAGAGAaacctgcagctgccttttaGCTTTGCCACGGGGGAAGCAGTCTTGTACGGGAATGACCTTCCCGAATTCCTGGACTCCTTCCAGGCTAAGGAGGAGTTGCAGACACAAGCAAACTCGCACTCAAAGCAGCGCTCGGTAGACCCCAGCTCTCTTCTTGGGGCCATGATGAAGCAAGATGCATCCATATACATCTCCCACACTGATGTGCCTCAGTTCTCCTTGCCAGATGTCATTGCTGAGCCCACTGGACTGAGCCAGAATGAGGAAGCTGGTGATGCCAGAGAGCACAGCGACTCCCTCCTGGTTGTTATAGAAACACTCTTTGAGAAGAGCAAGGTGAATGGAAACATCTGCCAGACCCTCCAGAGCCTCAACGTGGACAATGCAGAACTGCAGCGCTGGGAGGAGGCTCTGCTCAGCTTGGGTGCAGAGGAGCCGCCAGCTCAGGAGGGTGGCGAGAGGCTGGCCACCGAGGTGGTGCCCTATGAGGAGCAGATGCTCCTCAGTGAGGATGCTGGGAAGAGCATGGACTTCCCGCACTGCAGTGCATCACTCTGCGATGAGGAAAACAGTGCTGCGGCTCATTTCCAGCACTGCCGGGCAATGAATTCAGCTTTTCAaggcccaccacagccccaggcacctgGTGCACAAGGCCAAGATGCTGTGGTCTCTCTAGTCTCCATTACATCTGAGgtcagcactgctcagccagAACAGCAGGTCCCGTTTCACTCAGCCAGGCTGATGGGGGGAACTGTTCTGGATGTCCTGGTCTCCAGCGGCAAGTCCTCTGTAGCACTTCAGCTGGCAAACCCGGGACAAGTGCTTCAGGCAGAGGTTGCTACCTCTGCTCCTGTAGATAACACTATTCCTAATGATCAGAGCCAGCCCGGGTGCAAGCTGGTGGGCTCAAGCTGCCCACCTCCGTTGCACTCAAACACGCTGGTGACTCAGTGGCACAGTGTCCTGGTCCAGGCAAACCCAGCCAATGCTTTGGGCCAGAGTGCTTCTCCTGGATGTTGCCCACCAGAGGCCTGGATGGCCGTAGCTCCGAAGCAGCTGGAAGTGTCAGGAACGCACATGG
It includes:
- the LOC119152913 gene encoding aryl hydrocarbon receptor-like isoform X4, with translation MATSSTSPLLCRTTWAFISSLGSSWADAPSQNSCQSGTGLLKVLSDLIYQSVYELIHADDRAAFRHQLHRAPVPGSTQPADDDASPSEQPLLAGCSAVSSPQHLHPEKPSFVERSFTCRFRCLLDNSSGFLALNFRGRLKFLLGQQKSALDKSPLALFAVATLLQPLSILELRTKMLIFQTKHKLDFTPVACDSRGKVVLGYTETELCRRGSGYQFVHVADMMHCAENHVRMMKTGESGLTVFRLLTKKGGWVWVQANARLVYKAGKPDCIIARQRALSNEEGEEHLRKRNLQLPFSFATGEAVLYGNDLPEFLDSFQAKEELQTQANSHSKQRSVDPSSLLGAMMKQDASIYISHTDVPQFSLPDVIAEPTGLSQNEEAGDAREHSDSLLVVIETLFEKSKVNGNICQTLQSLNVDNAELQRWEEALLSLGAEEPPAQEGGERLATEVVPYEEQMLLSEDAGKSMDFPHCSASLCDEENSAAAHFQHCRAMNSAFQGPPQPQAPGAQGQDAVVSLVSITSEVSTAQPEQQVPFHSARLMGGTVLDVLVSSGKSSVALQLANPGQVLQAEVATSAPVDNTIPNDQSQPGCKLVGSSCPPPLHSNTLVTQWHSVLVQANPANALGQSASPGCCPPEAWMAVAPKQLEVSGTHMGSQTLLAGSPESSLGAGLWLLPSQPAPCPAQGLHESLFSGAGDLCDEEAVLPARASAPLGVSQLSGDGGIPKQPLIPHLEPSISWAGEQAALREDKWVTQRQPWLLQAGAAPQRCSRAGSVQHSGLLLGSNTGPSTHQLDHIVLPECQYRSSLFESSFLRDAAKISLPQQLGALPCLSESHRGASCSSPGSVLRCPAALPAKVGAEALPSSERGPGFPSASFAGGQPRCACEVQPKVRCEGCRT
- the LOC119152913 gene encoding aryl hydrocarbon receptor-like isoform X5 codes for the protein MATSSTSPLLCRTTWAFISSLGSSWADAPSQNSCQSGTGLLKSDLIYQSVYELIHADDRAAFRHQLHRAPVPGSTQPADDDASPSEQPLLAGCSAVSSPQHLHPEKPSFVERSFTCRFRCLLDNSSGFLALNFRGRLKFLLGQQKSALDKSPLALFAVATLLQPLSILELRTKMLIFQTKHKLDFTPVACDSRGKVVLGYTETELCRRGSGYQFVHVADMMHCAENHVRMMKTGESGLTVFRLLTKKGGWVWVQANARLVYKAGKPDCIIARQRALSNEEGEEHLRKRNLQLPFSFATGEAVLYGNDLPEFLDSFQAKEELQTQANSHSKQRSVDPSSLLGAMMKQDASIYISHTDVPQFSLPDVIAEPTGLSQNEEAGDAREHSDSLLVVIETLFEKSKVNGNICQTLQSLNVDNAELQRWEEALLSLGAEEPPAQEGGERLATEVVPYEEQMLLSEDAGKSMDFPHCSASLCDEENSAAAHFQHCRAMNSAFQGPPQPQAPGAQGQDAVVSLVSITSEVSTAQPEQQVPFHSARLMGGTVLDVLVSSGKSSVALQLANPGQVLQAEVATSAPVDNTIPNDQSQPGCKLVGSSCPPPLHSNTLVTQWHSVLVQANPANALGQSASPGCCPPEAWMAVAPKQLEVSGTHMGSQTLLAGSPESSLGAGLWLLPSQPAPCPAQGLHESLFSGAGDLCDEEAVLPARASAPLGVSQLSGDGGIPKQPLIPHLEPSISWAGEQAALREDKWVTQRQPWLLQAGAAPQRCSRAGSVQHSGLLLGSNTGPSTHQLDHIVLPECQYRSSLFESSFLRDAAKISLPQQLGALPCLSESHRGASCSSPGSVLRCPAALPAKVGAEALPSSERGPGFPSASFAGGQPRCACEVQPKVRCEGCRT